One genomic window of Quercus lobata isolate SW786 chromosome 9, ValleyOak3.0 Primary Assembly, whole genome shotgun sequence includes the following:
- the LOC115959871 gene encoding transport inhibitor response 1-like protein: MREERTEMSKDDDRSPPLDLRGADIAESSSKTRNCVTGSGHVTGLNPMEFQAPYPDQVLENVLENVLQFLTSRRDRNAASLVCKSWCRVEALTRSELFIGNCYSVSPRRATARFSRVRAVAIKGRPRFADFNLMPPEWGAHFAPWVAALGSAYPWLEKVYLKRMSVTDEDLKHLAEYFPYFKELVLVCCDGFGTRGLAVIAKKCRQLRVLDLIESEVAESDMDWIGEFPESGITCLESLIFDCVESPINFEALERLVIRSPSLKKLRLNRFVSIGQLYRLMVRAPQLTHLGTGSFSLAEGVAHSDQEPDYESAFAACKSLVCLSGFRDIAPDYLSAIYAVCANLTSLNLSYANINAEQLKTVIFHCHKLQTFWVLDSICDEGLQAAAATCKDLRELRVFPIDAREDSEGPVSDVGLQAISEGCRKLQSILYFCQHMTNAAVVAMSNNCPDLEVFRLCIMGRHRPDHVTGEPMDEGFGAIVKNCKKLTRLAVSGLLTDQAFSYIGTYGKLVRTLSVAFAGDSDRGLKYVLEGCPRLQKLEIRDSPFGDDALRSGLHHYYNMRFLWMSSCRLSPQGCREIARALPHLVVEVIRDEGEVIRGECEEHIDDPFDILYMYRSLEGPRDDAPNFVTILH, from the exons ATGAGAGAGGAGAGGACTGAAATGTCCAAAGACGACGATCGATCTCCACCGTTGGATCTTCGGGGAGCGGACATCGCCGAGTCGTCAAGCAAGACCCGGAACTGCGTGACCGGGTCGGGTCATGTCACGGGTTTGAATCCCATGGAGTTCCAGGCTCCGTACCCGGACCAAGTCCTCGAGAACGTCCTCGAAAACGTGCTCCAGTTCCTCACCTCCCGGCGGGACCGCAACGCCGCCTCATTGGTCTGCAAGTCGTGGTGTCGGGTCGAGGCCCTGACCCGATCCGAGCTCTTCATCGGGAACTGTTACTCCGTCTCGCCCAGACGGGCCACGGCCCGGTTCTCCCGGGTCCGGGCCGTGGCCATCAAGGGCAGGCCGAGGTTCGCCGACTTCAACCTCATGCCGCCGGAATGGGGGGCCCACTTCGCGCCGTGGGTCGCCGCCTTGGGCTCCGCCTATCCTTGGCTCGAAAAAGTCTACCTGAAACGCATGTCGGTCACCGACGAAGATCTGAAACATCTCGCTGAGTATTTCCCTTACTTCAAAGAACTCGTCCTTGTTTGTTGCGACGGCTTTGGTACACGTGGCCTCGCCGTAATAGCCAAGAAGTGCAG ACAACTGAGAGTGCTTGATCTGATTGAATCCGAGGTTGCGGAATCTGATATGGATTGGATAGGGGAGTTTCCGGAGAGTGGAATAACCTGTTTGGAATCTTTGATATTTGATTGTGTTGAGAGCCCAATAAATTTTGAGGCATTGGAGAGGTTGGTGATCAGGTCTCCATCTTTGAAGAAGCTGAGGTTGAACCGCTTTGTTTCGATTGGGCAGCTGTATCGATTGATGGTGCGAGCTCCACAGCTTACTCATCTTGGAACCGGGTCGTTCAGTCTGGCCGAGGGTGTAGCTCACAGTGATCAGGAGCCCGATTATGAGTCTGCTTTTGCTGCGTGCAAGTCATTGGTTTGTTTATCGGGTTTTAGGGACATTGCGCCGGATTACTTGTCGGCTATCTATGCTGTTTGTGCTAATCTGACTTCCCTCAATTTGAGCTATGCGAATATTAATGCGGAGCAACTCAAGACAGTCATATTTCACTGCCACAAACTGCAGACTTTTTGG GTGCTTGATTCAATTTGTGATGAAGGGCTTCAAGCGGCGGCTGCAACTTGCAAGGACTTGCGCGAGCTTCGGGTTTTTCCTATCGATGCACGGGAGGATAGTGAGGGCCCTGTTTCTGATGTGGGACTCCAAGCGATTTCAGAGGGTTGTAGGAAATTACAATCGATTTTGTACTTCTGTCAGCACATGACAAATGCAGCTGTGGTAGCCATGTCAAACAACTGCCCAGATCTTGAAGTGTTCCGTCTCTGTATAATGGGGCGACACCGTCCTGACCATGTGACTGGTGAACCAATGGATGAAGGTTTCGGAGCCATTGTTAAGAACTGTAAGAAGCTCACTCGTCTTGCTGTGTCTGGTTTACTGACCGATCAAGCTTTCAGTTATATTGGAACATATGGGAAATTGGTTCGAACATTGTCAGTTGCTTTTGCTGGAGATAGTGACAGGGGGCTTAAATATGTGCTTGAGGGCTGTCCTAGACTGCAAAAGCTTGAGATCAGGGATAGCCCATTTGGGGATGACGCATTGCGTTCTGGTTTGCATCACTACTACAATATGAGGTTCCTCTGGATGTCTTCATGTAGGTTATCTCCCCAAGGTTGTCGTGAGATTGCTCGAGCATTGCCCCATCTGGTGGTGGAAGTGATCAGGGATGAAGGGGAAGTGATCAGGGGAGAATGTGAGGAGCACATTGATGATCCTTTTGACATATTATACATGTATCGGTCTCTTGAAGGGCCAAGGGATGATGCCCCAAACTTTGTAACCATCTTGCATTAA
- the LOC115960291 gene encoding pyridoxine/pyridoxamine 5'-phosphate oxidase 1, chloroplastic isoform X1, whose translation MWSSLARKSRTIMTCLFLGTHQSSLPLIFNSNVLKPSRSFHHNALSNNKLSPAFLTPIPSLSIRAFCTKPSAKMADRAVQIQNPDSISYLTQREAAEIDEILMGPLGFSVDQLMELAGLSVAASIAEVYKPSEYKRVLAICGPGNNGGDGLVAARHLYHFGYKPSVCYPKRTPKPLYSGLVTQLESLSVPFLSVEDLPLDLSKDFDILVDAMFGFSFHGTPRPPFGDLIQRLVSLRDHDQTHQKSPVIVSIDIPSGWHVEEGDIGGEGIKPDMLVSLTAPKLCAKKFCGPQHFLGGRFVPPSIADKYKLRLPPYPGTSMCVRIGKPPKIDISALRENYISPELLEEQVEADPIDQFCKWFDDAVAASLKEPNAMALSTVGKDGKPSSRIVLLKGVDKDGFVWYTNYDSRKAHDLSDNPHASLLFYWDGLNRQVRVEGSVQKVSDEESEQYFHSRPRGSQIGAIVSKQSTVVPGRHVLHQQYKELEENFSDGSLIPKPKHWGGYRLKPELFEFWQGQKSRLHDRLQYSPHEINGQQVWKIERLAP comes from the exons ATGTGGTCATCGTTGGCACGCAAAAGCCGAACCATCATGACATGCCTATTCCTCGGTACTCACCAATCCTCACTCCCTCTCATTTTTAACTCCAACGTTCTGAAACCTTCTCGCTCTTTCCACCACAACGCTCTCTCCAATAATAAACTCTCCCCG GCATTTCTCACTCCAATTCCGAGTCTTTCAATTCGTGCATTTTGTACAAAGCCCAGTGCAAAGATGGCAGACAGAGCggttcaaattcaaaacccagaCTCTATATCTTATCTCACGCAACGTGAAGCCGCCGAGATCGATGAGATCCTCATGGGTCCTCTCGGGTTTAGCGTCGATCAGCTTATG GAATTGGCTGGCTTAAGCGTAGCTGCATCCATAGCAGAG GTTTACAAACCGAGTGAGTATAAACGTGTGCTCGCAATTTGCGGTCCTGGGAACAATGGTGGTGATGGACTCGTGGCTGCTCGACATCTTTATCACTTTGGATACAAACCGTCTGTTTGTTATCCAAAGCGTACTCCCAAGCCTCTTTATTCTGGTTTGGTCACTCAG CTCGAATCACTGTCAGTCCCTTTCTTGTCAGTTGAAGATCTTCCTTTGGACTTATCAAAGGACTTTGACATTCTAGTTGATGCAATGTTTGGATTCTCATTCCATG GCACCCCAAGGCCACCTTTTGGTGATCTTATCCAAAGACTGGTTTCTTTACGAGATCATGATCAAACACACCAAAAATCCCCTGTTATTGTCTCTATAGACATTCCGTCTGGGTGGCATGTTGAAGAAGGAGACATTGGTGGTGAAGGCATTAAACCTGACATGTTG GTTTCTTTGACTGCTCCAAAGTTGTGTGCGAAGAAGTTTTGTGGTCCACAGCACTTTCTAGGTGGTAGATTTGTCCCACCATCTATTGCAGATAAGTATAAGCTTCGTCTTCCACCATATCCTGGCACTTCCATGTGTGTCCGAATTGGAAAGCCTCCAAAAATTGATATATCAGCTCTTAGAGAGAATTATATTTCCCCAGAACTCCTCGAGGAACAAGTGGAGGCAGATCCAATTGATCAG ttttgcaaaTGGTTTGATGATGCAGTGGCTGCTAGCTTGAAGGAACCAAATGCTATGGCATTGTCAACTGTTGGGAAGGATGGAAAACC GTCATCACGAATAGTATTGCTAAAAGGAGTTGATAAGGATGGTTTTGTCTG GTACACCAATTATGACAGTCGAAAGGCACATGACTTATCTGATAATCCCCACGCATCACTGCTTTTCTATTGGGATGGTCTTAATCGTCAG GTAAGAGTGGAAGGATCTGTGCAGAAAGTTTCTGATGAGGAATCTGAGCAGTACTTTCATAGCCGTCCTCGAGGAAGTCAGATTGGAGCAATAGTTAGCAAGCAG AGCACCGTAGTGCCTGGAAGGCATGTTCTACACCAACAATATAAAGAACTGGAGGAAAATTTTTCTGATGG AAGTTTGATTCCAAAACCTAAACACTGGGGAGGATATAGGCTTAAACCAGAGCTGTTTGAGTTTTGGCAAGGACAGAAGTCTCGCTTGCATGACAG GTTGCAGTATTCTCCTCATGAAATCAATGGACAACAAGTGTGGAAAATTGAGCGGTTGGCTCCTTGA
- the LOC115960291 gene encoding pyridoxine/pyridoxamine 5'-phosphate oxidase 1, chloroplastic isoform X3, which yields MWSSLARKSRTIMTCLFLGTHQSSLPLIFNSNVLKPSRSFHHNALSNNKLSPAFLTPIPSLSIRAFCTKPSAKMADRAVQIQNPDSISYLTQREAAEIDEILMGPLGFSVDQLMELAGLSVAASIAEVYKPSEYKRVLAICGPGNNGGDGLVAARHLYHFGYKPSVCYPKRTPKPLYSGLVTQLESLSVPFLSVEDLPLDLSKDFDILVDAMFGFSFHGTPRPPFGDLIQRLVSLRDHDQTHQKSPVIVSIDIPSGWHVEEGDIGGEGIKPDMLVSLTAPKLCAKKFCGPQHFLGGRFVPPSIADKYKLRLPPYPGTSMCVRIGKPPKIDISALRENYISPELLEEQVEADPIDQFCKWFDDAVAASLKEPNAMALSTVGKDGKPYTNYDSRKAHDLSDNPHASLLFYWDGLNRQVRVEGSVQKVSDEESEQYFHSRPRGSQIGAIVSKQSTVVPGRHVLHQQYKELEENFSDGSLIPKPKHWGGYRLKPELFEFWQGQKSRLHDRLQYSPHEINGQQVWKIERLAP from the exons ATGTGGTCATCGTTGGCACGCAAAAGCCGAACCATCATGACATGCCTATTCCTCGGTACTCACCAATCCTCACTCCCTCTCATTTTTAACTCCAACGTTCTGAAACCTTCTCGCTCTTTCCACCACAACGCTCTCTCCAATAATAAACTCTCCCCG GCATTTCTCACTCCAATTCCGAGTCTTTCAATTCGTGCATTTTGTACAAAGCCCAGTGCAAAGATGGCAGACAGAGCggttcaaattcaaaacccagaCTCTATATCTTATCTCACGCAACGTGAAGCCGCCGAGATCGATGAGATCCTCATGGGTCCTCTCGGGTTTAGCGTCGATCAGCTTATG GAATTGGCTGGCTTAAGCGTAGCTGCATCCATAGCAGAG GTTTACAAACCGAGTGAGTATAAACGTGTGCTCGCAATTTGCGGTCCTGGGAACAATGGTGGTGATGGACTCGTGGCTGCTCGACATCTTTATCACTTTGGATACAAACCGTCTGTTTGTTATCCAAAGCGTACTCCCAAGCCTCTTTATTCTGGTTTGGTCACTCAG CTCGAATCACTGTCAGTCCCTTTCTTGTCAGTTGAAGATCTTCCTTTGGACTTATCAAAGGACTTTGACATTCTAGTTGATGCAATGTTTGGATTCTCATTCCATG GCACCCCAAGGCCACCTTTTGGTGATCTTATCCAAAGACTGGTTTCTTTACGAGATCATGATCAAACACACCAAAAATCCCCTGTTATTGTCTCTATAGACATTCCGTCTGGGTGGCATGTTGAAGAAGGAGACATTGGTGGTGAAGGCATTAAACCTGACATGTTG GTTTCTTTGACTGCTCCAAAGTTGTGTGCGAAGAAGTTTTGTGGTCCACAGCACTTTCTAGGTGGTAGATTTGTCCCACCATCTATTGCAGATAAGTATAAGCTTCGTCTTCCACCATATCCTGGCACTTCCATGTGTGTCCGAATTGGAAAGCCTCCAAAAATTGATATATCAGCTCTTAGAGAGAATTATATTTCCCCAGAACTCCTCGAGGAACAAGTGGAGGCAGATCCAATTGATCAG ttttgcaaaTGGTTTGATGATGCAGTGGCTGCTAGCTTGAAGGAACCAAATGCTATGGCATTGTCAACTGTTGGGAAGGATGGAAAACC GTACACCAATTATGACAGTCGAAAGGCACATGACTTATCTGATAATCCCCACGCATCACTGCTTTTCTATTGGGATGGTCTTAATCGTCAG GTAAGAGTGGAAGGATCTGTGCAGAAAGTTTCTGATGAGGAATCTGAGCAGTACTTTCATAGCCGTCCTCGAGGAAGTCAGATTGGAGCAATAGTTAGCAAGCAG AGCACCGTAGTGCCTGGAAGGCATGTTCTACACCAACAATATAAAGAACTGGAGGAAAATTTTTCTGATGG AAGTTTGATTCCAAAACCTAAACACTGGGGAGGATATAGGCTTAAACCAGAGCTGTTTGAGTTTTGGCAAGGACAGAAGTCTCGCTTGCATGACAG GTTGCAGTATTCTCCTCATGAAATCAATGGACAACAAGTGTGGAAAATTGAGCGGTTGGCTCCTTGA
- the LOC115960291 gene encoding pyridoxine/pyridoxamine 5'-phosphate oxidase 1, chloroplastic isoform X2, which translates to MWSSLARKSRTIMTCLFLGTHQSSLPLIFNSNVLKPSRSFHHNALSNNKLSPAFLTPIPSLSIRAFCTKPSAKMADRAVQIQNPDSISYLTQREAAEIDEILMGPLGFSVDQLMELAGLSVAASIAEVYKPSEYKRVLAICGPGNNGGDGLVAARHLYHFGYKPSVCYPKRTPKPLYSGLVTQLESLSVPFLSVEDLPLDLSKDFDILVDAMFGFSFHGTPRPPFGDLIQRLVSLRDHDQTHQKSPVIVSIDIPSGWHVEEGDIGGEGIKPDMLVSLTAPKLCAKKFCGPQHFLGGRFVPPSIADKYKLRLPPYPGTSMCVRIGKPPKIDISALRENYISPELLEEQVEADPIDQFCKWFDDAVAASLKEPNAMALSTVGKDGKPSSRIVLLKGVDKDGFVWYTNYDSRKAHDLSDNPHASLLFYWDGLNRQVRVEGSVQKVSDEESEQYFHSRPRGSQIGAIVSKQSTVVPGRHVLHQQYKELEENFSDGSLIPKPKHWGGYRLKPELFEFWQGQKSRLHDRWFSSHL; encoded by the exons ATGTGGTCATCGTTGGCACGCAAAAGCCGAACCATCATGACATGCCTATTCCTCGGTACTCACCAATCCTCACTCCCTCTCATTTTTAACTCCAACGTTCTGAAACCTTCTCGCTCTTTCCACCACAACGCTCTCTCCAATAATAAACTCTCCCCG GCATTTCTCACTCCAATTCCGAGTCTTTCAATTCGTGCATTTTGTACAAAGCCCAGTGCAAAGATGGCAGACAGAGCggttcaaattcaaaacccagaCTCTATATCTTATCTCACGCAACGTGAAGCCGCCGAGATCGATGAGATCCTCATGGGTCCTCTCGGGTTTAGCGTCGATCAGCTTATG GAATTGGCTGGCTTAAGCGTAGCTGCATCCATAGCAGAG GTTTACAAACCGAGTGAGTATAAACGTGTGCTCGCAATTTGCGGTCCTGGGAACAATGGTGGTGATGGACTCGTGGCTGCTCGACATCTTTATCACTTTGGATACAAACCGTCTGTTTGTTATCCAAAGCGTACTCCCAAGCCTCTTTATTCTGGTTTGGTCACTCAG CTCGAATCACTGTCAGTCCCTTTCTTGTCAGTTGAAGATCTTCCTTTGGACTTATCAAAGGACTTTGACATTCTAGTTGATGCAATGTTTGGATTCTCATTCCATG GCACCCCAAGGCCACCTTTTGGTGATCTTATCCAAAGACTGGTTTCTTTACGAGATCATGATCAAACACACCAAAAATCCCCTGTTATTGTCTCTATAGACATTCCGTCTGGGTGGCATGTTGAAGAAGGAGACATTGGTGGTGAAGGCATTAAACCTGACATGTTG GTTTCTTTGACTGCTCCAAAGTTGTGTGCGAAGAAGTTTTGTGGTCCACAGCACTTTCTAGGTGGTAGATTTGTCCCACCATCTATTGCAGATAAGTATAAGCTTCGTCTTCCACCATATCCTGGCACTTCCATGTGTGTCCGAATTGGAAAGCCTCCAAAAATTGATATATCAGCTCTTAGAGAGAATTATATTTCCCCAGAACTCCTCGAGGAACAAGTGGAGGCAGATCCAATTGATCAG ttttgcaaaTGGTTTGATGATGCAGTGGCTGCTAGCTTGAAGGAACCAAATGCTATGGCATTGTCAACTGTTGGGAAGGATGGAAAACC GTCATCACGAATAGTATTGCTAAAAGGAGTTGATAAGGATGGTTTTGTCTG GTACACCAATTATGACAGTCGAAAGGCACATGACTTATCTGATAATCCCCACGCATCACTGCTTTTCTATTGGGATGGTCTTAATCGTCAG GTAAGAGTGGAAGGATCTGTGCAGAAAGTTTCTGATGAGGAATCTGAGCAGTACTTTCATAGCCGTCCTCGAGGAAGTCAGATTGGAGCAATAGTTAGCAAGCAG AGCACCGTAGTGCCTGGAAGGCATGTTCTACACCAACAATATAAAGAACTGGAGGAAAATTTTTCTGATGG AAGTTTGATTCCAAAACCTAAACACTGGGGAGGATATAGGCTTAAACCAGAGCTGTTTGAGTTTTGGCAAGGACAGAAGTCTCGCTTGCATGACAGGTGGTTTTCATCCCATTTATGA
- the LOC115960828 gene encoding esterase CG5412 yields MGSEGGTVTLRKPRFLCLHGFRTSGEILKTQVTKKWPESVTQKLDLVYLDAPFPCQGKSEVEGIFDPPYYEWFQFNKEFTEYTNFDECLAYIEDYMIKNGPFDGLLGFSQGAILSAGLPGLQAQGVTFTKVPKIKFLIIVGGAKFRASSLADKAYSTPIQCPSLHFLGETDFLKEYGKELLEKCVDPVVIHHPKGHTIPRLDEKGLQIMESFLERIQKMVDQKEIKE; encoded by the exons atgggaAGCGAAGGTGGGACGGTGACTTTGAGAAAGCCCAGGTTTCTATGCCTTCATGGGTTCAGAACGAGTGGAGAGATTCTGAAGACACAGGTGACGAAGAAGTGGCCCGAATCTGTGACACAAAAACTCGACCTCGTTTACCTCGATGCACCTTTTCCTTGCCAAGGCAAATCCGAGGTCGAAGGAATTTTTGATCCTCCTTATTACGAGTGGTTCCAATTCAATAAG GAATTTACGGAGTACACGAACTTTGATGAATGTCTTGCATATATCGAGGATTACATGATTAAGAATGGTCCATTTGATGGACTCCTTGGTTTCTCTCAG GGGGCAATATTGTCAGCTGGGCTGCCTGGTCTGCAAGCTCAG GGCGTGACGTTCACGAAGGTTCCTAAAATTAAATTCCTAATAATAGTTGGGGGAGCCAAGTTTAGGGCATCATCACTGGCTGACAAAGCATATTCTACTCCAATTCAATGCCCTTCCCTTCACTTTTTAG GGGAGACTGACTTCTTGAAGGAATATGGAAAGGAACTCTTGGAAAAATGTGTAGACCCTGTTGTGATTCATCATCCTAAGGGCCACACAATACCCAGACTAG ATGAAAAGGGTTTGCAGATTATGGAGAGCTTCCTTGAGAGGATTCAAAAGATGGTAGATcagaaagaaatcaaagaataG